The following proteins are co-located in the Solanum pennellii chromosome 8, SPENNV200 genome:
- the LOC107028618 gene encoding putative leucine-rich repeat-containing protein DDB_G0290503: MALRALPRATLSFSSLWQPKECCFMRLEWKKRLMLMTAYHGRGPSSRIVRSVLDNRKSNITGEEETEPARVLLERLFAQTQKLEQQIGRNIYFPQVAELGLNLGKLESDLLDALAALKKKEDDIQDTERKVLMEYNELNRAKIELEQRVEEMEAANSRQEKLENELRQANLVLVSQAAQIEDLKFRSNEIDQEISSAQTALVSKEDEINKMMIELKNKCDEAAKTESQLRTKGELLDTANEVVQRQEVELQNLRREIQEKEKVLQVFLTMQKTEDEKLKVSKSNLEKQAMDWLIAKQEMKKLEEETSKYGGEANRSLEDFRRVKKLLADVRSELVSSQRALTSSRKKMEEQENLLENRLEELEEQRRSVMSYMTSLKEAQNEVENEKMQLTVAEARNKELERDLSMEKELVEELQTENNIKKSSLYVAINEKSALQEELDRKSAEFGGTQNLLQVKESELVDARSEIQHLKSQCASLQLMLEEKNKELLDSRKTLDELNQEIAELRVLMNSQEQQLIQATSMLKEKEEFMQIMQLELNDTKKKYSEAETVVEQMVDLTNKLVISVKDDVLSSLSHTDEMWSSQLMEKPTDTFRWHKNHLENELELTRESLRSREMDSLAAQRALKLKEQELKIVCQKLNDREEEINKMKEMTRDADGVRQLYALAQERTGEKSTGDLAVEKLQFEGAQLEVEAATSALRKLAEFSRGLLNRASLTIEADYDSSLWLVDIPETAANVSSSFECLAEVYTEMAQLSALSEKLVKEAGILCPQ, from the exons ATGGCGTTGCGAGCCTTACCGCGCGCCACTTTATCGTTTTCCTCTCTTTGGCAGCCAAAGGAG TGCTGTTTTATGAGGCTCGAATGGAAGAAGAGATTAATGCTTATGACAGCTTATCATGGGCGGGGTCCTTCCTCGAGAATTGTCAGGTCTGTCTTGGATAACAGGAAATCAAATATCACCGGCGAAGAAGAAACTGAACCGGCTAGGGTTCTTCTTGAGAGGTTGTTTGCCCAGACCCAGAAACTAGAACAACAGATCGgcagaaatatttattttcctcaGGTTGCTGAGCTGGGATTAAATCTTGGCAAGCTAGAGTCGGATTTGCTGGATGCTCTTGCAGCCTTGAAGAAAAAGGAAGACGATATTCAAGATACAGAGAGAAAAGTATTGATGGAGTACAATGAATTAAACCGTGCAAAGATAGAATTGGAGCAACGTGTGGAGGAAATGGAAGCTGCTAATTCTAGACAGGAAAAACTGGAAAATGAGCTAAGGCAGGCTAATCTTGTCTTAGTATCTCAAGCTGCACAAATTGAAGATCTAAAGTTTCGTTCCAACGAGATAGATCAGGAGATATCTTCTGCGCAAACAGCCCTAGTttcaaaagaagatgaaataaataaaatgatgattGAGTTGAAGAATAAATGTGATGAAGCGGCTAAAACCGAATCACAACTCAGAACCAAGGGTGAACTACTCGATACAGCAAATGAAGTAGTTCAAAGACAGGAGGTTGAACTACAAAATCTCCGAAGAGaaattcaagagaaagagaaagtgCTACAAGTCTTCTTGACGATGCAGAAAACCGAAGATGAGAAACTTAAAGTTTCCAAATCCAATTTGGAGAAGCAGGCAATGGATTGGCTCATAGCAAAgcaagaaatgaaaaaattggAAGAGGAAACATCTAAATATGGTGGAGAAGCAAATCGGTCCCTTGAGGATTTCAGAAGAGTCAAGAAGCTACTTGCCGATGTAAGGTCTGAGTTAGTCTCATCTCAGAGAGCTTTGACATCCTCTAGAAAGAAAATGGAAGAGCAGGAAAATCTATTAGAAAATCGTCTCGAAGAACTTGAAGAGCAGAGAAGAAGTGTTATGTCTTACATGACAAGTTTGAAAGAAGCTCAAAATGAGGTAGAGAATGAGAAAATGCAACTTACGGTTGCTGAAGCTCGAAACAAAGAACTTGAAAGGGATTTATCCATGGAAAAGGAGCTCGTTGAGGAGTTGCAGactgaaaataatattaagaagTCTTCTCTGTATGTAGCTATAAATGAAAAATCTGCTCTCCAGGAGGAGCTTGACCGTAAGAGTGCAGAGTTCGGAGGAACACAGAATCTTCTTCAGGTTAAAGAGTCAGAGCTAGTAGATGCTAGATCAGAGATTCAGCACTTGAAGTCTCAGTGCGCTTCTCTTCAGCTGATGTTGGAAGAAAAAAACAAGGAACTTCTGGATTCAAGAAAGACATTAGATGAATTAAATCAGGAAATAGCTGAGCTGAGGGTGCTCATGAACAGTCAAGAACAGCAACTTATTCAGGCAACAAGtatgttgaaagaaaaagaggaatTCATGCAGATAATGCAACTTGAGTTAAatgatacaaaaaagaaatattcaGAAGCTGAGACCGTTGTGGAACAGATGGTAGACCTGACTAACAAATTGGTTATTTCTGTTAAGGATGACGTGTTGAGCTCACTCAGTCACACTGATGAAATGTGGTCATCTCAGCTGATGGAGAAACCAACTGATACTTTTAGGTGGCACAAAAACCATCTTGAAAATGAACTTGAGTTAACCCGAGAAAGCCTGAGGAGTAGAGAAATGGATTCTCTTGCAGCACAAAGGGCTCTTAAACTCAAAGAGCAGGAGCTCAAAATAGTTTgtcaaaaattaaatgatagggaggaagaaataaataaaatgaaggaaatGACCCGAGATGCAGATGGCGTAAGGCAACTTTATGCTTTGGCACAGGAAAGAACAGGTGAAAAGAGCACTGGAGATCTGGCAGTTGAAAAGCTCCAATTTGAAGGAGCTCAATTGGAAGTTGAAGCTGCAACCAGTGCTCTCCGGAAACTCGCTGAATTCAGCCGTGGCCTTTTGAATAGAGCTAGTTTGACCATTGAGGCTGACTATGACAGCAGCCTTTGGTTGGTTGACATCCCAGAAACTGCAGCGAATGTCTCTAGCAGTTTTGAATGTCTTGCTGAAGTTTATACAGAGATGGCACAACTTTCAGCTTTGAGTGAGAAGCTGGTGAAGGAAGCTGGTATTTTATGCCCCCAGTAG